Below is a window of Thermodesulfobacteriota bacterium DNA.
TCCGTGAGGGTGCCGTGGAAAAACTCTTCCTCTCGGGGGGGACGGCGGCCCTGAAGGGGTTGGACCACTACCTCTCGGAACTCACGGGCACACCCTGCTATGTAGACGACCCCCTGAGGAACGTTGAGATACCGTCGGGCTTCGACCTGGAGGGGCTCGGGACCATCGCCCCGTACCTGAGTGTCGCGGCCGGGCTTGCCACCAGAAAGGACGCGCTTTGACCGAAGGAATAAATCTGATACCGGACGAGATAAAGAGGGGGTGGCGCCTCAGGCGGGTGAGGTTCGTGCTCGGCTGTATGGCGCTCATCTACCTCGCCGCCCTTGCCGGGGTTTACCTGTACCAGGGCCAGCGCATAGCCGGGAGAGAAGCCGAACTTGAAAGCCTGGAGGCGCAAAGAACGACCCTCAGCGCGAGGAATACCGAGTACCCCGGGCTCGTAAGGCAGATAAACGCCGTACGGAAGAAGGAGGCGGCCCTGAAGCGCAGGCTCGATATAATATCCTCGCTCGTCTCGGGCCGCATATCGTGGCTCGCCGTCATGAAAGTGCTGAGCCTCAGCATCCCCAAAGAGGTATGGCTCCGGGGGCTTGCCACGGCCGATGCGGACGGGAAGGGGGGCGACAAGGAAGTGCGCTTTATCGGGACCGCGATATCCAACACCGCGGTCGCGGACTTCGTCTTCGTGATCGAGAACTCGCCCTACTTCCATGACATAGGCCTATCCTACTCCCAGAAGAGGGAGTTCAAGGGACGGGCGCTCTACGACTTCGAAGCCGTAGCAAAACTGAAGAAGGTGGAGGACATAATATATGACTGAGGAACTGCGGAGGTATACGCCGTGAGCGAGGGACTTTCAAACGCACTGGGCGGACTGAACATGGAGTCCTTGAACGAGTTCCGCAAGGAAATCCTGGCGGCACTCATACTCCTGTCCTTTACCCTCCTTCTCTATGTGAGCGTCTATAAGGACAACACCGTGGAGGAAAGGAGCCTGGGCATCAAAGCGTCCGAGGTCAACTCCGATATCGCACGGATTAAGACGGAGATACAAACTACGGGACCCTTGAAGATCAAGCTCGAACAGACGGCGGTCAATATAAGGCGCATAGAGGACAGGGTCGAAGAGTTGAAAAGAAAACTGCCCACGGAGAAGAACCTCTCGGAACTACTGGCGGATATAACACGCAACGGGCTGAAGGGGGTCAAGGTAACCGCGGTCAAACCGCTGTCGA
It encodes the following:
- a CDS encoding PilN domain-containing protein, which produces MTEGINLIPDEIKRGWRLRRVRFVLGCMALIYLAALAGVYLYQGQRIAGREAELESLEAQRTTLSARNTEYPGLVRQINAVRKKEAALKRRLDIISSLVSGRISWLAVMKVLSLSIPKEVWLRGLATADADGKGGDKEVRFIGTAISNTAVADFVFVIENSPYFHDIGLSYSQKREFKGRALYDFEAVAKLKKVEDIIYD
- the pilO gene encoding type 4a pilus biogenesis protein PilO, whose protein sequence is MSEGLSNALGGLNMESLNEFRKEILAALILLSFTLLLYVSVYKDNTVEERSLGIKASEVNSDIARIKTEIQTTGPLKIKLEQTAVNIRRIEDRVEELKRKLPTEKNLSELLADITRNGLKGVKVTAVKPLSIEDRGEYTRVPFQIDLDSKYKPFANYLDRIGKLDRVMDIDNFIIDSKGNTRGLVSIKLYLSAYVLNGP